In one window of Zingiber officinale cultivar Zhangliang chromosome 11A, Zo_v1.1, whole genome shotgun sequence DNA:
- the LOC122031905 gene encoding cytokinin riboside 5'-monophosphate phosphoribohydrolase LOG7-like isoform X1 yields the protein MESEGLLRSTESLWKPQLSLHRRPPTSPPSPSSVPRFKRVCVFCGSSSGKRLSYQIAAIDLGNELVHRNIDLVYGGGGAGLMGLVSRAVFSGGRHVLGVIPRTLMPKEITGEAVGEVHAVAGMHQRKAEMARQADAFIALPDYNFESSQKTEGYQRWPDCMAARKIQNYNLDGKVNLREITANVDQILITIRVQITEETRKRQEIADQRI from the exons ATGGAATCCGAGGGACTGCTGCGATCGACAGAATCCCTTTGGAAGCCCCAACTCTCCCTCCACCGGCGGCCGCCCACTTCGCCGCCCTCTCCCTCCTCCGTTCCCCGTTTCAAGCGCGTCTGCGTCTTCTGCGGCAGCAGCTCCGGCAAGCGCCTCAGCTACCAAATCGCCGCCATCGACCTCGGCAACGAACTC GTGCACAGGAACATCGACTTGGtgtacggcggcggcggcgccggCCTCATGGGCCTCGTTTCCCGCGCCGTCTTCAGCGGCGGCCGCCACGTCTTGGG AGTGATTCCGAGGACTCTGATGCCGAAAGAG ATCACCGGAGAGGCGGTGGGCGAAGTCCACGCGGTGGCCGGAATGCACCAGAGGAAGGCGGAGATGGCCCGGCAGGCCGACGCTTTCATAGCCTTGCCCG ATTATAATTTTGAGTCGAGCCAGAAAACCGAAGGCTACCAACGATGGCCAGATTGTATGGCGGCAAGAAAGATCCAAAATTATAATCTAGATGGAAAGGTGAATCTAAGGGAAATCACAGCCAATGTTGACCAGATTTTGATCACAATCCGAGTACAAATTACGGAAGAGACGAGGAAGAGACAAGAgattgcggaccagaggatctag
- the LOC122031905 gene encoding cytokinin riboside 5'-monophosphate phosphoribohydrolase LOG7-like isoform X2: MESEGLLRSTESLWKPQLSLHRRPPTSPPSPSSVPRFKRVCVFCGSSSGKRLSYQIAAIDLGNELVHRNIDLVYGGGGAGLMGLVSRAVFSGGRHVLGVIPRTLMPKEVPNLASRTRMPVAFSVRFSDDLWGGVIFRRRVQITGEAVGEVHAVAGMHQRKAEMARQADAFIALPEGTRKGQEITDQRIWKLSMSIGQF; encoded by the exons ATGGAATCCGAGGGACTGCTGCGATCGACAGAATCCCTTTGGAAGCCCCAACTCTCCCTCCACCGGCGGCCGCCCACTTCGCCGCCCTCTCCCTCCTCCGTTCCCCGTTTCAAGCGCGTCTGCGTCTTCTGCGGCAGCAGCTCCGGCAAGCGCCTCAGCTACCAAATCGCCGCCATCGACCTCGGCAACGAACTC GTGCACAGGAACATCGACTTGGtgtacggcggcggcggcgccggCCTCATGGGCCTCGTTTCCCGCGCCGTCTTCAGCGGCGGCCGCCACGTCTTGGG AGTGATTCCGAGGACTCTGATGCCGAAAGAGGTACCCAATCTTGCTTCTCGAACTCGAATGCCAGTGGCGTTTTCTGTTCGATTTTCTGATGATTTATGGGGTGGCGTTATTTTTCGCCGGCGAGTTCAGATCACCGGAGAGGCGGTGGGCGAAGTCCACGCGGTGGCCGGAATGCACCAGAGGAAGGCGGAGATGGCCCGGCAGGCCGACGCTTTCATAGCCTTGCCCG AAGGGACGAGGAAAGGACAAGAGattacggaccagaggatctggAAGCTTTCAATGTCCATTGGCCAATTTTGA
- the LOC122031905 gene encoding cytokinin riboside 5'-monophosphate phosphoribohydrolase LOG1-like isoform X3 has product MESEGLLRSTESLWKPQLSLHRRPPTSPPSPSSVPRFKRVCVFCGSSSGKRLSYQIAAIDLGNELVHRNIDLVYGGGGAGLMGLVSRAVFSGGRHVLGVIPRTLMPKEVPNLASRTRMPVAFSVRFSDDLWGGVIFRRRVQITGEAVGEVHAVAGMHQRKAEMARQADAFIALPGGYGTLEELLEVITWAQLGIHDKPVGLLNVDGYYNSLLSFIDKAIDEGFIAPTARHIIVSATTAHELLSKLEDYVPRHESVAPRVMWEMEQLGHSGKIGIAR; this is encoded by the exons ATGGAATCCGAGGGACTGCTGCGATCGACAGAATCCCTTTGGAAGCCCCAACTCTCCCTCCACCGGCGGCCGCCCACTTCGCCGCCCTCTCCCTCCTCCGTTCCCCGTTTCAAGCGCGTCTGCGTCTTCTGCGGCAGCAGCTCCGGCAAGCGCCTCAGCTACCAAATCGCCGCCATCGACCTCGGCAACGAACTC GTGCACAGGAACATCGACTTGGtgtacggcggcggcggcgccggCCTCATGGGCCTCGTTTCCCGCGCCGTCTTCAGCGGCGGCCGCCACGTCTTGGG AGTGATTCCGAGGACTCTGATGCCGAAAGAGGTACCCAATCTTGCTTCTCGAACTCGAATGCCAGTGGCGTTTTCTGTTCGATTTTCTGATGATTTATGGGGTGGCGTTATTTTTCGCCGGCGAGTTCAGATCACCGGAGAGGCGGTGGGCGAAGTCCACGCGGTGGCCGGAATGCACCAGAGGAAGGCGGAGATGGCCCGGCAGGCCGACGCTTTCATAGCCTTGCCCG GTGGATATGGAACCCTAGAAGAACTACTTGAGGTGATAACTTGGGCTCAATTAGGGATCCATGACAAACCG GTTGGTTTATTGAATGTGGACGGATACTACAACTCTTTGTTATCGTTCATCGACAAGGCCATCGACGAGGGATTCATTGCTCCGACTGCCCGCCACATCATTGTCTCGGCGACAACCGCCCATGAGTTATTGTCCAAGCTTGAG GATTATGTGCCAAGGCATGAGAGTGTGGCACCGAGGGTGATGTGGGAGATGGAGCAATTAGGGCATTCTGGTAAGATAGGTATTGCCAGATAA
- the LOC122032678 gene encoding bifunctional protein FolD 4, chloroplastic-like isoform X2, which translates to MAPPSLLSDLSSSVTARLFPFRASEAATRIFRCHPPPSRQPIPSNSVPTRLTLSRRSSSSFVFGAATDSGASAKVIDGKLVSKQVKDEVAEEIATMKAATGHVPGLAVILVGSRKDSQTYVRNKKKACEAVGIKSFEVNLPEDATEEEVIEHISEFNNDSSVHGILVQLPLPRHMNEETILGAVNIEKDVDGFHPLNIGRLAMQRRYPLFVPCTPKGCMELLHRYGVEIKGKRAVVIGRSNIVGMPAALLLQKANATVSIVHSNTKNPEEITRQADIVISAVGVANLVRGSWIKPGATVIDVGINPVDDAESPRGYRLVGDVCYEEVSKIASAITPVPGGVGPMTIAMLLSNTLESAKRAYNFK; encoded by the exons ATGGCGCCGCCGTCGCTGCTCTCCGATCTCTCTTCTTCCGTCACAGCTCGCCTTTTCCCCTTCCGTGCGTCGGAGGCCGCTACCAGGATTTTCCGCTGCCATCCGCCGCCCTCTCGCCAACCGATTCCCTCCAACTCAGTCCCTACCCGTTTGACCTTGTCCCGGCGATCGAGTTCATCTTTCGTCTTCGGCG CAGCGACGGATTCTGGTGCTTCTGCTAAGGTCATTGATGGCAAACTGGTCTCGAAGCAAGTAAAAGATGAAGTCGCTGAAGAAATTGCTACGATGAAGGCCGCAACCGGCCATGTTCCAGGATTGGCTGTCATTCTCGTGGGTTCGAGGAAGGATTCGCAGACGTATGTCCGCAATAAGAAGAAGGCTTGTGAGGCGGTGGGCATAAAATCATTCGAGGTTAACTTGCCTGAGGATGCCACTGAGGAAGAAGTGATCGAGCATATTTCAGAATTCAACAATGATTCATCTGTTCATGGGATTCTCGTTCAGTTGCCCCTTCCCCGT CATATGAACGAGGAGACTATATTGGGTGCTGTAAACATTGAGAAAGATGTGGACGGTTTCCATCCATTGAATATAGGTCGTCTTGCCATGCAACGTAGGTACCCGTTGTTTGTTCCTTGTACGCCCAAGGGATGCATGGAGCTTTTGCACCGGTATGGAGTTGAAATCAAGGGGAAGCGAGCTGTCGTAATTGGCAGGAGCAACATTGTTGGCATGCCAGCTGCATTGCTTTTGCAA AAAGCGAATGCAACTGTTAGTATAGTACACTCCAACACTAAAAATCCTGAGGAAATCACAAGGCAAGCAGATATTGTTATTTCAGCTGTTGGGGTTGCTAACTTGGTAAGAGGCAGCTGGATAAAGCCAGGGGCAACCGTGATTGATGTTGGAATAAACCCTGTCGAC gaTGCGGAAAGCCCTCGTGGCTACCGATTGGTAGGTGATGTGTGCTACGAGGAAGTTAGCAAAATCGCATCTGCTATCACGCCTGTCCCCGGGGGAGTCGGTCCGATGACGATAGCTATGCTTCTATCCAACACACTTGAATCTGCCAAAAGGGCATACAACTTCAAGTGA
- the LOC122031905 gene encoding cytokinin riboside 5'-monophosphate phosphoribohydrolase LOG1-like isoform X4: protein MESEGLLRSTESLWKPQLSLHRRPPTSPPSPSSVPRFKRVCVFCGSSSGKRLSYQIAAIDLGNELVHRNIDLVYGGGGAGLMGLVSRAVFSGGRHVLGVIPRTLMPKEITGEAVGEVHAVAGMHQRKAEMARQADAFIALPGGYGTLEELLEVITWAQLGIHDKPVGLLNVDGYYNSLLSFIDKAIDEGFIAPTARHIIVSATTAHELLSKLEDYVPRHESVAPRVMWEMEQLGHSGKIGIAR, encoded by the exons ATGGAATCCGAGGGACTGCTGCGATCGACAGAATCCCTTTGGAAGCCCCAACTCTCCCTCCACCGGCGGCCGCCCACTTCGCCGCCCTCTCCCTCCTCCGTTCCCCGTTTCAAGCGCGTCTGCGTCTTCTGCGGCAGCAGCTCCGGCAAGCGCCTCAGCTACCAAATCGCCGCCATCGACCTCGGCAACGAACTC GTGCACAGGAACATCGACTTGGtgtacggcggcggcggcgccggCCTCATGGGCCTCGTTTCCCGCGCCGTCTTCAGCGGCGGCCGCCACGTCTTGGG AGTGATTCCGAGGACTCTGATGCCGAAAGAG ATCACCGGAGAGGCGGTGGGCGAAGTCCACGCGGTGGCCGGAATGCACCAGAGGAAGGCGGAGATGGCCCGGCAGGCCGACGCTTTCATAGCCTTGCCCG GTGGATATGGAACCCTAGAAGAACTACTTGAGGTGATAACTTGGGCTCAATTAGGGATCCATGACAAACCG GTTGGTTTATTGAATGTGGACGGATACTACAACTCTTTGTTATCGTTCATCGACAAGGCCATCGACGAGGGATTCATTGCTCCGACTGCCCGCCACATCATTGTCTCGGCGACAACCGCCCATGAGTTATTGTCCAAGCTTGAG GATTATGTGCCAAGGCATGAGAGTGTGGCACCGAGGGTGATGTGGGAGATGGAGCAATTAGGGCATTCTGGTAAGATAGGTATTGCCAGATAA
- the LOC122032678 gene encoding bifunctional protein FolD 4, chloroplastic-like isoform X1, with protein sequence MAPPSLLSDLSSSVTARLFPFRASEAATRIFRCHPPPSRQPIPSNSVPTRLTLSRRSSSSFVFGVAATDSGASAKVIDGKLVSKQVKDEVAEEIATMKAATGHVPGLAVILVGSRKDSQTYVRNKKKACEAVGIKSFEVNLPEDATEEEVIEHISEFNNDSSVHGILVQLPLPRHMNEETILGAVNIEKDVDGFHPLNIGRLAMQRRYPLFVPCTPKGCMELLHRYGVEIKGKRAVVIGRSNIVGMPAALLLQKANATVSIVHSNTKNPEEITRQADIVISAVGVANLVRGSWIKPGATVIDVGINPVDDAESPRGYRLVGDVCYEEVSKIASAITPVPGGVGPMTIAMLLSNTLESAKRAYNFK encoded by the exons ATGGCGCCGCCGTCGCTGCTCTCCGATCTCTCTTCTTCCGTCACAGCTCGCCTTTTCCCCTTCCGTGCGTCGGAGGCCGCTACCAGGATTTTCCGCTGCCATCCGCCGCCCTCTCGCCAACCGATTCCCTCCAACTCAGTCCCTACCCGTTTGACCTTGTCCCGGCGATCGAGTTCATCTTTCGTCTTCGGCG TAGCAGCGACGGATTCTGGTGCTTCTGCTAAGGTCATTGATGGCAAACTGGTCTCGAAGCAAGTAAAAGATGAAGTCGCTGAAGAAATTGCTACGATGAAGGCCGCAACCGGCCATGTTCCAGGATTGGCTGTCATTCTCGTGGGTTCGAGGAAGGATTCGCAGACGTATGTCCGCAATAAGAAGAAGGCTTGTGAGGCGGTGGGCATAAAATCATTCGAGGTTAACTTGCCTGAGGATGCCACTGAGGAAGAAGTGATCGAGCATATTTCAGAATTCAACAATGATTCATCTGTTCATGGGATTCTCGTTCAGTTGCCCCTTCCCCGT CATATGAACGAGGAGACTATATTGGGTGCTGTAAACATTGAGAAAGATGTGGACGGTTTCCATCCATTGAATATAGGTCGTCTTGCCATGCAACGTAGGTACCCGTTGTTTGTTCCTTGTACGCCCAAGGGATGCATGGAGCTTTTGCACCGGTATGGAGTTGAAATCAAGGGGAAGCGAGCTGTCGTAATTGGCAGGAGCAACATTGTTGGCATGCCAGCTGCATTGCTTTTGCAA AAAGCGAATGCAACTGTTAGTATAGTACACTCCAACACTAAAAATCCTGAGGAAATCACAAGGCAAGCAGATATTGTTATTTCAGCTGTTGGGGTTGCTAACTTGGTAAGAGGCAGCTGGATAAAGCCAGGGGCAACCGTGATTGATGTTGGAATAAACCCTGTCGAC gaTGCGGAAAGCCCTCGTGGCTACCGATTGGTAGGTGATGTGTGCTACGAGGAAGTTAGCAAAATCGCATCTGCTATCACGCCTGTCCCCGGGGGAGTCGGTCCGATGACGATAGCTATGCTTCTATCCAACACACTTGAATCTGCCAAAAGGGCATACAACTTCAAGTGA